A stretch of DNA from Vanrija pseudolonga chromosome 6, complete sequence:
ACAAATTTGACTCTGGCAGTGTGCGGGCCCTAAACAAAACACTGAGCAGCTGTCTGTCATGTTTGACtctgctcgtcctccttgctTGCTCCTTGCTCCTTGCTGCCGATGCTGCCGGTGCCCAGCTGGGCCTGGACCCAACCAACAaccctctctctctctctcttccgCATGGTAATCATGTGGGTGCAGGGAGGCAGCtgggtgcaggcaggcagtgcAGCAgtcgcagctcgcagctcgtTGCAGCACCTCGTCAGCACCCGAACCAGTTGTAGCAGCGGCATCGGCCAAAATCCCCGACTGCATACACCACAGTGACAAATACCTACCTACACACATACGCTGCACTGCCGTCAACACTGCCAGCTACGGCACAACCATATGCTTGATGGCGTGGCAGTCCCAGATATGTACGCCTCTTGTGTGGTACATACATATCTCTCAGCAACAACACCCACCACGTCCTTGGTCGTTAGAGTTTAACTGCAGAGTATCCGTGCACCCAAACCCGTCCTGTATTGCAAGCCCACCGTCGCTGTTGCTGTCTACGTTGTTTACTGGTTCGGCGGTTGCGAAGTGGTGCAGTTTCTGGGCCTCTCGGCCAAACTCCTCTTCAGGCATGGTCTCCATGCCTCGCCTACGCTGCTGTGCGGGGCGGACCGGCAAGGCAACACGACACAAACAAGGGTAAACAAACAGCTGCACCCACAAACCTGGTTACAAACCCCCCTCTGCAAGCTTACTGCATTTGGCTATCTGTAACATGGTGTCCTGAGATAGAAGGCGAAAGGGGGGGCCAGACTTCGAGTCCTTCTGCTGGTGGGCATCGAGGGCAggtcgcagcagcagcaaggagGAGGCAAGAGGAAAGAgagaggcagaggcagaggcaggTGCTGCTTCGGCGACGGGGAGAGGCTACCTACTAGCACGAAGCGATATGATGAACGGTGACCGAAGGACGGTACGAAGCGGCGCACACCAGTGGGCCGTAGCGTTGCTCgttggccttgcccttggcctcaCTGTTCCAGACTACCGTTCTTCCTTGACCCGTCGACCGCAGCTCTATtcccgcgacgccgacgcccaccaTGATGGTGCCTTGTCTCTGCGCTATGCCATACCCCGAGCGACAGCGGCCGACAGTGGCTTGGACATGAGCTGCTGGTAACAGCAATGGGCAGCACACATTTTGGGGGTTGTCttgcgcctcgtcgtcagcggcagcgagggcccCCTCGGAGGATTCACGGGGCGTCGCACGACGACCAACCCGCGCATAAGGTTGTAGGTCGAACCCAGTCCGAACCGTTGGCACCTGGTGTCTTTGTCGTCGCGTGATCTcgagcgagcgcaaggcGACTCCCACGACAAGGTTTAGACCAGCCGGAGAGGAGAGAGCAGAGGCAGGTGCCGTCGTGCCCGGCAACCAAGGCCAGGTCGCTGAATCTCGCCCTCTCGTAATGGCCGGGCTTTTAACTCGGACAACAGGACAGAGGGGAGGCAGGTACAGAGGTCAACACAACAACACGTcgtgggtcgtcgtcggccttgtgcCAGCTTTGGCAAGTCGAGTCGTGTTTCAAATACAAGTCCGTCAGGGTTGCGGCCTGCAGTTTCCAAAGATGgtgattgttgttgttgtctgcggcagcggcagcggcagcggagGCAGCGGCAAGGCAAGGGTATGATCGGGGTGTGAGGGTGTGCATCGAGCCCATTGTACAGCGACCATGACCAGCCAACCTGCACGAGCTGAAACGGGGTTCAAGGCGGGCCGCAAAGCTGGCTGGCGACTTGACAGTTGTACCAAAAGCAGCTAACGAGAGGGTCAAGTTGGCCGGCtcgggggaggggggacAGATTTGCCACGGAAACAAGCATCAGTCACGGGGGGCGAGTGGTAGGTGTAGTGGAATCGGGGGTGCTAGTTGTGGCCGAGGATAGACaggcccgacgacgccacgAGTcaggacgccggcgccgcggcgccaggaGTCATCGAGTGTCCtgcagccagcagccgcagtcGCAAGCAGACGTGTCTGTCACCTGCTAGCTGTAGCCTGAGGCGATGATGAATGCACAGAAAGGCAACGGCGAGTGGTGCAAcaagctggcgctggcgccgggaGGCGTACGCCATGGCAGAGCGCCTCCCCCAGGAGACAGGAGCAGCTGTGGCCGCAATAACAAAGGCCTCTGATCCGGGGGTCTGTCTGGGGTCTGggtcgaggcgtcgtcgtcgtcgtccacggTCCACGGACGTCGGCGGTCGGCATTCATGCAGAAGCTCAGAAGGACTACTGCAATCCACCACGAGGTGCACAGTGCAGTGGCATGCTCGGCCAAGCCAGGCCAAGGTGCACAGCACTGGAATCAAACCTGGCTTTAGGGTCGCATTCCATGGCCTCGTGCATTTTATTCCTTGTcacgctcgctgctgcgctgctgctgcataaCACAAACAAGACATACCGCATCTTGTGCTGCTTCAAACTTACACTtgtgctcgctcgacgcgtcgaacAACGAGCACGCACACATTACAACACCGcgcccagccggccagcCACACGCACCCGTGCTCGTCGATCCCCGGCTCACATCCCATCCCATaggcggctgcgcgcgaccggctgctgttgccgcctCGCACTCGACTCCCCCTCACAGCATACACCGAGCGAGCGCTGGGAGCAGCAAGGCAGAAGAACACTGGCCGCGCGATCAACAGGCCCATCCAGCCGAAACTCAGGCACCTCGAGCCTTTGCCCGTGCTTTTGTCTCTGCTGTTGCAAGCATTGTCTCTGCTCGTACGCCACTTGCAAGGTTGCTTGCTACTTTTGCGCCAAGCCCGACCTACCTAAAATACGGTAAACGGTCAACCCCCCCagtctggctggctggctggctggttaGAACTGGCGGCGAACGGCGGTGCACCAGCGCGACAAGCGACCATCAACCAGCGACCATCAACactgcacccacccacaacataacacacacacacactctaTTCTCATTCCCCAGTCACACACCGAgctctcctcccccaccccgcacccacccacccaccccgtcacatctcgcgcgacctcgacacaTTACTACAACCCAACTACCTTCAACCTCTTGCAACaacacacaacacacacacacaccacgcCGCTGGTAGAGCCGACCACGCTTACCCCCAGCACCATGGCGTCGGTTCAGGCCCGCAGGCCAACCATCACCGCCTTACCCGGCGCATCCGACtttgccgccgcggccgcgtcctcggcgcactcgcccctcgaccagctcggcctggccaTGCGCCGCGGGAGCCCGACCGAGCAGCCCAatcccgccgccgtcgccgctgtgcagcgctcggcgccgtcgccgcccgtccCAACACTCGACTTGAACCTCTTCCGATCGCCGAGCATCTACTCGGTCGAGAGCAACCTCGACACGATAAGCCTGACGAGCGAGGAGCACCACGCCGCGTATGGTGACCAGACTATCGGCTATGGCTATGGTTTCACcaacgagcccgaggagcagggcaccgacgaggacgacgactacgGTTCGCCAGAGGAGGGCACCGAGATCAACTTTGGTGCTGacccgacgtcgacgccgtctacaccccgcgcccgccgtaTGGCCTCGGACGAGGTCATGGGCGGGTCGCCTGTCCGCTCTGGCGCATCGACACCGACGTTCCGCGTCCACCGACCCAACCAGCAGTACGCTGGAGgccccgcaccgccgcctgTCCCCACTGTCCCGTTCAACGTGCGTTCGGCCGTCTCGGATGGTCCGTTTGCACTCCACCCAGTGCCTGTTAGGAACCAGCGGAGTGCCTCGTCTCTGGCAtcctcgagcacgacaacgacggtCACGTTACAGGCAAGATCGAACACCGAGCCGGTTGTTGCCCGCGACGCACCGGTCACACGGGATGCGCCGGCACCGCACCAGCCCCAGACGTCCACGGTGCCCGACTGGGCAAGCGTCCATGGCGAGCAGGGCTCGGACTggggagacgacgaggccgagttcGAGTGGCTCGATAAGGGTCACCCTGAGGCAGTGAACGGTAACAGCAACGGGACCGTGCCCAGGAGGCTCGGCCTCAGTCCTAAGCGACTGTCACGGATACGTGCTGCTGTCCCCAACCTGACACCCAACCTCGTCCCACCCAGCTTTGCGACGGGCAGCGGAAGCGGCGGAAGCAGTGGGAGCAACAGCTCTGCGTCGAGCCCAGTGTCGCCCGGGCCGCCTGATGGACCGCAGAGAGCGCGCACAAAGAAGAAGCGCCCAATCGTTATCCCCCGACGTGcggcgcccccgcccccgaccGGGGCACCGAGCACGCTTCCGCCAACAAGAAGCAGGTCGCCTCAGCCACTGCGgtcaccgccgacgagggaCGGCAACTCTGTGTTTGACTCTGCGCCCTCGGGAGaagcaccgccgccgacgagggaACAATCTTCCCCTGAGTTGGAAACGAGGCCCGTGTTGCCGCCGGTTGTCATCATCAATGCGACGCCGGACCGCGTCGCCAGACGCCAGCCGCACCTCATGGTGccgctcaaggacggcgacggtggcaACAGGCCAGGATTAAAACGCGTGCCGAGCCACCAGTCGGAGCACAGCATGCAGTCGTCGCTCGCCTACTCGTTCTACGACCTCGAGGATGGGAGCGCGGCTCCGTCAAGATCAGAATCCCCGAGCCGCATTCACGAGGCACAGCCGCGCGGGCGGTACGCAAAGATTCCGATCACCACGATTGACCCTGCTGGGGGCAGCCGTGTTCGTGTGACCGAcacgactacgacgacgtcgcggtcACCAGTGACGCCCGTTACGCCGGGGATCAGCGCCAATGGCCACAGCCGGCTCAACCTgcagtcggcgtcgacgacatcgcTGTCGTCGATTTCTGCGGCAGGGCTCACACctgacgagctcgtcgccgctgggctggagcagcgccgcgctgggcaaCTGCCCAAAGCCGCGTACATGTTCATGAAGGCCGGTGAAGCCGGAGGCGCGACAGGGCAGATTTATTGGGGCCTTGCGTTGAGGCATGGGTGAGTGACATTGTCACGCGAGCGTGACGCGCAGATGCGCAGACGACGCGCAGACGGGCACAGCTGACACCATGCAGACAAGGCGTTGCGCgtgacgagcggcgcggatTCACCGAGATCTTACAGGCGTGCGACCGGTCGCTGGCCGAGAGCCCGAtcgacctgcgcgccgcggcaggcTCGATCCTCACGCCAGGGCAGGTGCAGTCAATGACGCCGGGGCTGTCACTGGGGCTGTACGAAGTCGCGTGCTGCTTCCTCGATGGCACGGGCGTGAAGAGGTCGCCTGACACGGCGCTCGAGTACCTGCGTATGGCTGGTAGCCTTGGCGACCTGAACGCTCAGGAGGGTGAGTTGTGGTCGTGTGGCGTGTGTTTGCTGGGAGTGTAGCTGACGCGTCAGaactcggcctgctgctcgccaaAGGAGGCCACGGCGTCAGAAAGGACATGAAAGAGTCGGCAAAGTGGTACCGCGCTGCGCTGGACCAGGGCCTCAACACGCCTGGCTTGGCCTGGGTCTGGAAGGTGGGTCGTGCGAGCAGTCGTCTGCTTCTTGGACGTGACGCTGACTTCTTTTGCAGGAGAAATACAACTagacgagcgcgtcgcgcgcgtggccGCGTCTAGCCGGGTGCTGGGTGCTGGACAATGTCGAGGCGTTGTTGTAACACTATTATATATACATGGGCTTGCGCAACACAACATGCACAACAACATATCTTTGGTACGAGTGCGTCGAGCAGGGGCGAGTGCCACAATGCCGAAACGCCGAGGCTGGAAGGGGTGGCAGTTCTGGATTTCAGCGTGGTGGCTCGAGGAGAGCGGTGGCAAAATTCAGGTTCCGCGTTCACGAAGTTGGCAGCtggtgctcgacgccagcagcaacGACGAGCGAGCACTGACAAAAGAGTGGTTTGAGAGTCTTACACAACCACGACAAAATGGCTTCCACCACCGCGTACGTGTTGCGCGGAGCGGCATAAGACAGAGCTAACCCGCGCGCAGAATCAAGTCCGACTGGGCTGAAGATGACAAGTGTGCGTAGAGCCGTGCGGCGGTGCTAGTCGAGATGACCTCGACAAGTgccccgctcgcgcacgcacgcttcgcgcgcgcgagcttgcTGACGCAGTGTAGACGAGCTCCCGCCCACAACAGagaccacctcgcccgacgGGATCACGACGATCGTGAGCTGGAAGTttgacgagcacgaccaGAAGGTCAAGGTCACGCGGAGAGTGCGGCGCAAGGTGCAGACCACGCTCGTGTCGCACACTGTCGCGGAGAGGAAGCACTGGGCCAAGTGAgtgcgcgcgagccggccgagctgccgctggcggcgaggcggcgagagcggcggggATGTGGGCTGGCATTGGGACGGCG
This window harbors:
- the DSF2 gene encoding Protein DSF2; the protein is MASVQARRPTITALPGASDFAAAAASSAHSPLDQLGLAMRRGSPTEQPNPAAVAAVQRSAPSPPVPTLDLNLFRSPSIYSVESNLDTISLTSEEHHAAYGDQTIGYGYGFTNEPEEQGTDEDDDYGSPEEGTEINFGADPTSTPSTPRARRMASDEVMGGSPVRSGASTPTFRVHRPNQQYAGGPAPPPVPTVPFNVRSAVSDGPFALHPVPVRNQRSASSLASSSTTTTVTLQARSNTEPVVARDAPVTRDAPAPHQPQTSTVPDWASVHGEQGSDWGDDEAEFEWLDKGHPEAVNGNSNGTVPRRLGLSPKRLSRIRAAVPNLTPNLVPPSFATGSGSGGSSGSNSSASSPVSPGPPDGPQRARTKKKRPIVIPRRAAPPPPTGAPSTLPPTRSRSPQPLRSPPTRDGNSVFDSAPSGEAPPPTREQSSPELETRPVLPPVVIINATPDRVARRQPHLMVPLKDGDGGNRPGLKRVPSHQSEHSMQSSLAYSFYDLEDGSAAPSRSESPSRIHEAQPRGRYAKIPITTIDPAGGSRVRVTDTTTTTSRSPVTPVTPGISANGHSRLNLQSASTTSLSSISAAGLTPDELVAAGLEQRRAGQLPKAAYMFMKAGEAGGATGQIYWGLALRHGQGVARDERRGFTEILQACDRSLAESPIDLRAAAGSILTPGQVQSMTPGLSLGLYEVACCFLDGTGVKRSPDTALEYLRMAGSLGDLNAQEELGLLLAKGGHGVRKDMKESAKWYRAALDQGLNTPGLAWVWKEKYN